One region of Rubinisphaera margarita genomic DNA includes:
- a CDS encoding DUF1553 domain-containing protein, which produces MLSGPVDFEKHVQPILRQHCFRCHGESHDKGGLRLSRREAALGSADSGESIITPGKPDESLLIHRIADPDYGDVMPLDGEPLSTEQIAVLRQWITEGSNWPDSAAVSRHWAYEPIARPELPEVQEQPWIRTPVDHFILSRLDEEKLKPAPDQDRAGWLRRVSLALIGLPPTPEDVAEFVSDDSVDAERKVVDRLLASPRFGEKWAVGWLDLARYADSNGFQADQLRDSWAYRDWVIEAFNQNKPFDEFVIEQLAGDLLPDATADQRIATGFHRTVTCNVEAGVHPEENRINQVFDRVNTTGTVFMGTSMECAQCHDHKYDPFTQTDYYQLFAYFNNTPLEVKQTAGVTFDFYGPSMELPMEPEEADRRSELKAELAKLQEQRDQRLQEAETEYEQWLADLRDDAGEADWQPLTVVEFNTTGGETWEALDDQSILVTGKVPDKTTYTAIVQSELKKLTALRIEALTHPEIPGHGPGRGDPVRSNFILSEFVVTKIGSDRDQKIELTAAAADYSQPRWEVPKAIDGDPSTGWAIGQEFQKPHWARFQLLKPTTFANDDRLRIEMVQNYGRGRTIGRFRLSAFAGDPLLLDVPEELQQLAAKEKRSRAEENKLRDHFNEADPQLTRLDRKMKAVEKQLNALAPPTTLVMVEMEEPRKTCVLNRGDYLSPGQEVSPAVPALFQGSAGEYPENRLGFAQWLVSDENPLLARVTVNRWWAELFGHGLVATTEDFGTQGEPPTHPELLDWLASELRENEWSMKHVLRQIVLSSTFRQSSRFTPELLEGDPKNELYARGPRFRLTAEIVRDNALAISGLLSEEMSGPPVMPYQPDGIWRSIGRNQPKWVTAKDEDRFRRGVYIVWKRDAPYTSLVSFDAPDRTACVPQRPRTNTPLQALTLLNDPAYAEMALGLTLRMLEESVDETDHSRIDRGFQIAVARDARPKEVEVLYGLLQSERQRVQDDPKLVEQRTGLKLPGFPERNVDQKEAAAWFAVANVLLNLDETVTQE; this is translated from the coding sequence GTGCTCAGCGGACCGGTCGACTTTGAGAAGCACGTCCAGCCGATTCTCCGGCAGCATTGCTTCCGCTGTCATGGCGAATCTCACGACAAAGGCGGTCTGCGGCTGTCTCGACGCGAAGCGGCACTCGGTTCCGCGGATTCCGGCGAATCGATTATCACGCCCGGGAAGCCCGACGAGAGCCTGTTAATTCACCGAATCGCGGATCCTGATTACGGCGATGTGATGCCGCTCGATGGAGAACCGCTGTCGACCGAGCAGATCGCAGTGCTCCGGCAATGGATTACCGAGGGATCGAACTGGCCCGATTCCGCCGCTGTCAGTCGACACTGGGCGTACGAACCGATCGCTCGTCCGGAGCTGCCCGAAGTTCAAGAACAACCGTGGATCCGCACTCCGGTGGATCACTTCATCCTCTCGCGTCTCGATGAAGAAAAACTGAAGCCGGCTCCTGATCAGGATCGCGCCGGCTGGCTGCGGCGAGTTTCGCTCGCTCTGATCGGCTTGCCGCCGACTCCGGAAGACGTCGCCGAGTTCGTGAGTGATGATTCCGTCGACGCCGAACGAAAAGTTGTCGACCGCCTGCTGGCATCACCCCGGTTCGGAGAGAAGTGGGCCGTGGGCTGGCTCGATCTGGCTCGCTACGCGGACTCCAACGGCTTTCAGGCCGATCAACTCCGCGACAGCTGGGCCTACCGAGACTGGGTGATTGAGGCCTTCAATCAGAACAAGCCGTTTGACGAATTCGTGATCGAACAACTCGCCGGTGATCTGCTTCCGGACGCCACCGCGGATCAGCGGATCGCAACCGGTTTTCATCGGACGGTCACCTGCAATGTGGAAGCGGGAGTGCATCCTGAAGAGAACCGCATCAATCAAGTGTTCGACCGGGTTAACACAACCGGCACGGTCTTCATGGGGACTTCGATGGAATGCGCCCAGTGTCACGATCACAAGTACGATCCGTTTACACAGACCGACTACTATCAGCTGTTTGCCTACTTTAATAACACCCCGCTTGAAGTGAAGCAGACGGCTGGGGTCACGTTCGACTTTTACGGCCCGTCGATGGAACTTCCGATGGAGCCTGAAGAAGCGGATCGTCGTTCCGAGTTAAAAGCCGAACTCGCCAAGTTGCAGGAACAGCGAGACCAGCGACTGCAGGAGGCTGAGACTGAGTATGAACAATGGCTGGCCGACTTGCGGGATGACGCCGGGGAAGCCGACTGGCAGCCGCTCACTGTCGTTGAGTTTAACACGACCGGCGGCGAAACCTGGGAAGCTCTCGACGATCAGTCGATTCTGGTCACCGGCAAGGTCCCCGACAAAACCACCTACACCGCCATCGTGCAGTCGGAGTTGAAGAAACTCACGGCGCTCCGCATCGAAGCGCTGACGCATCCTGAGATTCCGGGACACGGGCCGGGGCGTGGCGATCCGGTTCGCAGCAATTTCATTCTGAGTGAGTTCGTGGTCACGAAAATCGGAAGCGACCGCGATCAGAAGATCGAACTGACGGCAGCCGCCGCTGATTACTCGCAGCCACGCTGGGAAGTTCCCAAGGCAATCGACGGCGATCCGTCGACCGGATGGGCCATCGGTCAGGAGTTTCAGAAGCCGCACTGGGCCCGCTTCCAGCTGCTCAAGCCAACAACCTTCGCCAATGACGACCGACTGCGGATCGAGATGGTGCAGAACTACGGGCGCGGGCGAACGATTGGCCGTTTCCGCCTTTCGGCCTTTGCGGGCGATCCACTTCTGCTCGATGTTCCAGAAGAACTTCAGCAGCTGGCCGCGAAAGAGAAGCGGTCCAGGGCGGAGGAGAATAAACTCCGCGACCACTTCAATGAAGCGGACCCTCAGCTGACCCGGCTTGATCGCAAGATGAAGGCGGTTGAGAAACAGCTCAATGCGCTGGCCCCGCCGACAACTCTGGTGATGGTCGAAATGGAGGAGCCGCGAAAGACCTGCGTGCTGAATCGCGGCGATTACCTCTCGCCCGGTCAGGAGGTTTCTCCGGCTGTTCCCGCGTTGTTTCAGGGCAGTGCAGGGGAGTACCCGGAGAATCGACTCGGATTCGCCCAGTGGCTGGTCAGCGATGAGAATCCACTTCTTGCCCGGGTAACCGTCAACCGCTGGTGGGCCGAGCTGTTCGGTCACGGTCTGGTGGCGACGACGGAAGACTTTGGGACTCAGGGAGAGCCGCCGACGCATCCGGAACTGCTCGACTGGCTCGCCAGCGAACTTCGTGAAAACGAGTGGTCGATGAAACATGTACTGAGGCAGATCGTTCTTTCCTCCACTTTCCGGCAGTCGTCGCGATTCACACCGGAGCTGCTGGAAGGTGATCCGAAGAATGAACTCTACGCACGTGGACCGCGCTTTCGCCTGACGGCTGAGATCGTTCGCGACAATGCGCTGGCCATCAGCGGGCTGTTGTCTGAAGAGATGTCCGGTCCGCCGGTCATGCCCTACCAGCCCGATGGGATCTGGCGTTCGATTGGTCGGAACCAGCCGAAATGGGTGACCGCCAAAGACGAGGATCGCTTCCGTCGTGGCGTGTATATCGTCTGGAAGCGGGATGCGCCCTACACCTCGCTCGTCAGCTTCGATGCTCCCGATCGAACCGCGTGTGTTCCACAGCGGCCCCGGACGAACACTCCGCTCCAGGCCCTGACGCTGCTCAATGATCCGGCGTATGCCGAAATGGCGCTCGGGTTGACCCTGCGGATGCTGGAGGAATCTGTCGATGAAACCGATCACAGCCGAATTGATCGCGGCTTTCAAATCGCCGTCGCTCGGGACGCCCGACCCAAAGAAGTCGAAGTTCTTTATGGTCTGCTGCAGTCGGAACGGCAGCGTGTCCAGGACGACCCGAAGCTGGTCGAACAACGGACCGGTCTGAAACTACCGGGTTTTCCGGAGAGAAACGTCGATCAGAAAGAAGCGGCCGCATGGTTCGCGGTCGCGAACGTGCTGTTGAATCTCGACGAAACAGTCACTCAGGAATAG
- the floA gene encoding flotillin-like protein FloA (flotillin-like protein involved in membrane lipid rafts): MIPQELIIFAAIVLAVIMGIVLFVLFTKYFHLWLRGFVTGAHVNPIRLVLMSLRKVNPTSIIDARVMAVQAGLPKIPTAAFEAHYLAGGNIRRVVQAMIAAQRASIDLDWDTASAIDLAGRDVVDAVRTSVDPKVIDCPDPRRHSRNTLDGVAKDGIQLKARARVTVRTNLAQLIGGATEDTIIARVGEGIVSAIGSSESHKDVLANPMLIAKAVLNKSLDSQTAYEIVSIDIADIDVGDNVGARLQGDQAEADMRVARARAEEKRARAVATEAEMVALTQENRARVVLAEANVPKAMAESFRNGNWRAHDTHENNGSN; this comes from the coding sequence ATGATCCCACAAGAGTTAATCATCTTCGCCGCGATCGTTCTCGCGGTCATCATGGGTATCGTGCTGTTCGTACTCTTCACGAAGTACTTCCATCTCTGGCTGCGTGGTTTCGTAACCGGAGCCCACGTCAATCCGATTCGCCTCGTGCTGATGTCGCTGCGTAAGGTGAACCCGACGAGTATCATCGATGCCCGCGTGATGGCCGTGCAGGCCGGTTTGCCGAAGATTCCAACGGCTGCATTTGAAGCTCACTATCTGGCCGGCGGAAACATTCGCCGCGTCGTTCAGGCGATGATCGCCGCTCAGCGAGCAAGCATCGATCTCGACTGGGACACGGCTTCGGCGATCGATTTGGCGGGCCGCGATGTCGTGGACGCTGTGCGAACGAGCGTCGACCCCAAAGTCATCGACTGCCCGGATCCCCGTCGTCATTCCCGGAATACGCTGGACGGGGTGGCGAAGGATGGCATTCAACTCAAAGCCCGTGCCCGCGTGACTGTTCGGACGAACCTGGCTCAGCTGATTGGTGGAGCCACAGAAGATACAATTATTGCCCGCGTTGGTGAGGGAATCGTCTCGGCCATTGGCTCGAGCGAAAGCCACAAAGATGTGCTCGCCAATCCGATGCTGATCGCGAAAGCCGTGCTTAACAAGAGTCTCGATTCGCAAACCGCTTACGAGATCGTTTCGATCGACATCGCCGATATCGATGTGGGAGACAACGTGGGGGCTCGACTGCAGGGCGATCAGGCCGAAGCAGACATGCGTGTGGCCCGTGCCCGGGCGGAAGAAAAGCGGGCTCGTGCCGTCGCTACCGAAGCCGAGATGGTCGCCCTCACCCAGGAAAACCGGGCTCGCGTCGTCCTGGCTGAGGCGAATGTTCCCAAAGCCATGGCCGAATCGTTCCGCAACGGCAACTGGCGTGCACACGACACACATGAGAACAACGGCTCAAATTGA